A portion of the Bacillus sp. es.034 genome contains these proteins:
- a CDS encoding S41 family peptidase: MEWTGRKLIITIIISMLIGAGGMYGGLEWTGNSGSGDELAQFNGKGELNDKLHKVEVAYDLISDKFFQDVDKGQLVEGAIQGMLKTLDDPYSVYMNAETASQFNDALDSSFEGIGAEVTIMDGKLVIVAPFKNSPAEKAGLKPNDRIVKVDGNSIDGLDLYEATLKIRGKKGTEVKLEITREGLSDPIEVSVKRDDIPVETVISDVKEVDGKKTGYIQITTFSENTAVDFKKQLAELEKKKVKGLVLDVRGNPGGLLSSVEDILKQFVTEKKPYVQIQERSGEVLKSFSNSKERKAYPVVVLIDEGSASASEILAGALSEAEGYPLIGTKSFGKGTVQQAVPMGDGSNIKLTMFKWLTPNGNWIHKKGIKPDIPVRQPAYFYAHPLQVEKPMEEGTNNEQVKNAQEMLQGLGFSLDRVDGYFSKKTAKAVKDFQIQESLDVTGVIDSKTGERLQEEIFEAVQNEKNDLQLQAALEYINRTANKNQ, translated from the coding sequence ATGGAGTGGACGGGCAGAAAGCTCATCATCACGATCATCATCAGTATGTTGATCGGTGCAGGGGGAATGTATGGCGGCTTGGAGTGGACGGGCAATTCCGGGTCCGGCGACGAGCTTGCCCAGTTTAACGGCAAAGGGGAGCTGAATGATAAGCTTCACAAAGTAGAAGTCGCGTATGATTTGATCAGTGACAAGTTCTTTCAGGATGTGGACAAGGGACAGCTCGTGGAAGGGGCGATTCAGGGTATGCTGAAGACCCTGGATGATCCGTACTCTGTTTACATGAATGCAGAGACCGCTTCTCAATTCAATGATGCGCTTGATTCCTCCTTTGAAGGGATCGGGGCAGAGGTCACGATCATGGACGGGAAACTGGTCATCGTGGCTCCTTTTAAAAATTCACCTGCTGAGAAAGCCGGTCTGAAACCGAATGACCGCATCGTCAAAGTGGATGGGAACAGCATTGACGGTCTTGATCTTTATGAAGCCACCTTGAAAATCAGAGGGAAGAAGGGTACGGAAGTAAAATTGGAGATTACGAGAGAGGGTCTTTCAGATCCGATCGAAGTGTCCGTGAAGCGGGACGATATCCCTGTTGAAACGGTGATCTCTGATGTGAAGGAAGTCGATGGGAAGAAGACGGGCTACATCCAGATTACGACCTTCTCTGAAAATACCGCTGTCGATTTTAAAAAGCAGCTGGCAGAACTCGAAAAGAAAAAGGTAAAAGGATTGGTTCTTGACGTAAGGGGGAACCCGGGCGGCCTCCTTTCCAGTGTGGAAGACATCCTCAAACAGTTCGTCACCGAGAAGAAACCGTATGTGCAAATCCAGGAACGAAGCGGAGAGGTGCTGAAATCCTTCTCCAACAGTAAGGAAAGAAAAGCGTACCCGGTGGTGGTCCTCATCGATGAGGGCAGTGCATCGGCATCTGAAATCCTTGCTGGGGCCCTTAGTGAGGCGGAAGGATATCCGCTGATTGGGACGAAGAGCTTCGGAAAAGGGACCGTTCAGCAGGCAGTGCCGATGGGGGACGGAAGCAATATCAAGCTTACCATGTTCAAATGGCTGACGCCGAACGGGAATTGGATTCATAAGAAGGGAATCAAACCGGACATCCCTGTCAGACAGCCAGCCTACTTCTATGCCCATCCTCTTCAAGTGGAGAAACCAATGGAAGAAGGCACGAACAATGAACAGGTGAAAAATGCCCAGGAAATGCTTCAAGGATTAGGCTTCTCCCTTGATCGGGTCGATGGTTATTTCAGTAAGAAAACTGCTAAAGCCGTCAAGGATTTTCAGATTCAGGAAAGCCTCGACGTCACGGGAGTCATTGATAGCAAAACCGGCGAAAGACTGCAGGAAGAAATTTTTGAAGCGGTGCAGAATGAAAAGAACGATTTGCAGCTGCAGGCAGCCTTGGAATATATAAATCGTACGGCCAATAAGAATCAGTAA
- a CDS encoding glucose 1-dehydrogenase, protein MFSVKDKVAIVTGGGRGLGKEMALALGRAGAHVVICSRNQSACEEVKESLIGSGVRSVAIPCDVTQKADVIHVVETVMKEFGRIDILINNSGTSWAGPFADIPEDKWDKVMDVNVKGAFLFSQEVSRIMVRQKAGKIINIASVTGFGGTNPMLMDTVPYNTSKGAVMTLTKDLAVKLAPYNIQVNAIAPGFFPTKITKELFASQGNMIKQHIPARRFGQGEDLNGVAIFLSSAASDYINGHILVVDGGIRAQV, encoded by the coding sequence ATGTTCTCAGTTAAAGACAAAGTCGCCATCGTCACAGGTGGAGGACGGGGTCTCGGGAAAGAGATGGCCCTGGCATTGGGGAGGGCTGGTGCGCATGTGGTGATCTGTTCGAGAAACCAGTCAGCATGTGAAGAAGTAAAGGAATCGTTGATAGGTTCAGGTGTCCGGTCAGTCGCCATTCCTTGCGATGTGACGCAGAAAGCGGATGTGATACATGTAGTGGAAACGGTGATGAAAGAGTTTGGGAGAATCGATATTTTGATCAATAATAGCGGGACGTCCTGGGCGGGTCCTTTTGCCGACATCCCTGAAGATAAGTGGGACAAGGTGATGGATGTCAATGTGAAGGGGGCTTTTTTATTTTCCCAGGAAGTGTCCCGGATCATGGTCAGGCAAAAAGCCGGGAAGATCATTAACATTGCGTCGGTTACAGGATTTGGCGGGACAAATCCCATGCTCATGGATACGGTTCCCTATAATACGAGCAAGGGTGCGGTCATGACGCTGACAAAGGATCTTGCCGTGAAACTTGCACCGTATAATATCCAGGTGAATGCCATCGCTCCGGGTTTCTTTCCAACCAAAATCACGAAGGAGCTTTTTGCTAGTCAGGGAAACATGATCAAGCAGCATATACCTGCAAGGCGATTTGGCCAGGGAGAGGACCTGAATGGAGTCGCCATCTTCCTTTCCTCTGCTGCTTCTGACTATATAAACGGTCACATCTTAGTCGTGGATGGCGGCATCCGGGCGCAGGTATAA
- a CDS encoding alpha/beta hydrolase — MKKESEQKERARWKGFIETLQDDSEWQPNFPREVIWTNHNSRLWHYAPVNKNGHIPLFLLYSHINKPSILDLTKDHSLIGKFLQEGYDVYLLEFGEPVVEEKGTGVAEYLAHYVDPCIKKALQHSGKDELSLSGFCLGGTLAVIYAALNSHFIRNLLLFVTPIDFDRVPAYHNWMQALKKDEIDITSVMERIDIIPAPMIRYGMRALTSPIYYSPYLSLLNKAYDPDYAHYWLRFNQWTNDHISLTGAMGRDIITFFVKENVLMDGKFELAGKEVDLKKIDSNLYLISSQYDHLVPPSISTPLLELVSSTNKVAAEVKGGHASLIKYGISNELKEWLNQYSQ; from the coding sequence ATGAAAAAAGAGAGTGAACAAAAAGAACGAGCCCGTTGGAAGGGGTTCATCGAGACTTTGCAAGATGATAGTGAATGGCAGCCGAATTTTCCAAGAGAAGTGATCTGGACGAATCATAATAGTAGACTATGGCACTATGCCCCTGTAAATAAGAACGGGCATATTCCCCTGTTCTTACTATATTCACATATTAACAAGCCATCCATCCTTGATTTGACAAAGGATCATAGTCTGATAGGGAAATTTCTTCAAGAAGGCTACGACGTTTATCTTCTCGAATTTGGTGAACCTGTAGTGGAAGAGAAAGGAACAGGAGTGGCGGAGTATCTGGCTCACTATGTGGACCCATGCATAAAGAAGGCCCTTCAACATAGTGGGAAGGACGAGCTGTCCCTTTCCGGCTTTTGCTTAGGGGGGACGCTGGCTGTCATTTATGCCGCGTTAAATTCACATTTTATCAGAAATCTACTCCTATTTGTCACGCCGATTGACTTTGATAGGGTTCCGGCTTATCACAATTGGATGCAAGCTTTGAAGAAAGACGAAATCGATATAACAAGTGTCATGGAAAGAATCGACATTATACCGGCACCCATGATTCGTTATGGGATGAGGGCATTGACTTCCCCCATTTACTATTCTCCCTATTTGTCCCTATTAAATAAAGCCTACGATCCGGACTATGCCCATTATTGGCTTCGGTTCAATCAATGGACAAATGATCATATTTCCCTGACCGGAGCCATGGGCCGTGACATCATCACTTTTTTTGTAAAAGAGAATGTGCTGATGGACGGGAAATTCGAACTCGCCGGCAAAGAAGTGGATTTGAAAAAAATCGATTCGAATCTTTATCTGATTTCTTCTCAATATGATCACTTGGTTCCTCCCTCGATCAGCACGCCTCTCTTGGAACTGGTGTCTAGCACGAATAAGGTAGCAGCAGAGGTAAAGGGCGGTCACGCAAGTCTGATTAAATACGGGATATCAAACGAATTGAAAGAGTGGCTGAATCAATACTCACAATAA
- a CDS encoding PDZ domain-containing protein, with protein sequence MIELWLLEILKGFGKFFLHPVLYLSLFFAIMAGYYRVKRERRDFNTRLLDGYHDMRVLFSYGIVLGLLFSIVTVGAGVVIPFTGLILLGAVSILFALTGRFQLMSATMTVGVSYFILVAVDYFQWDIPYVNTYVENLNLSSSIVVLLGVLTMIEGILIVLNGWKHTSPRLLKSARGLKVGAHLGKKLWLVPMFVLIPTGSLTLPFEWWPVFTLGTETYSLLCVPFLLGFQQLVKSTLPEAAIKHTGSRVFWLGAFVLTLAVTGFWAPLFSIGAAGVAILGRVWIAYRHRSADDSKPYFFKRQPNGVMILGILPGSPARKLTLQVGEIVLKVNGVEVNTERAFYEALQKNGAYCKLEVLGTNGENRFTQGALYEGDHHELGIIFADEASGWEHHQVS encoded by the coding sequence TTGATCGAGCTTTGGTTACTGGAGATTTTAAAGGGATTCGGGAAATTTTTTCTGCATCCTGTACTATATCTGTCCTTATTTTTCGCTATCATGGCGGGCTATTATCGTGTGAAGAGGGAACGGAGAGATTTCAATACGAGATTGCTGGACGGATACCATGATATGCGGGTGTTATTCTCATACGGAATCGTCCTTGGACTGCTGTTTTCTATTGTGACAGTCGGAGCGGGAGTGGTGATTCCTTTCACCGGTCTCATCCTCCTCGGAGCCGTGTCGATCCTGTTTGCGTTGACGGGTCGTTTTCAACTCATGTCAGCGACCATGACAGTGGGCGTTTCCTACTTTATCTTAGTCGCGGTGGATTATTTTCAGTGGGACATCCCTTACGTAAATACATATGTGGAAAACCTGAATCTGTCGAGTTCCATCGTCGTTCTTCTTGGCGTGTTGACGATGATCGAAGGAATCCTGATTGTATTAAACGGCTGGAAGCATACATCACCCCGCTTGCTTAAAAGTGCACGTGGCTTGAAGGTAGGGGCACATCTCGGGAAGAAATTATGGCTCGTTCCTATGTTTGTACTGATACCCACGGGCTCATTGACTCTTCCATTTGAATGGTGGCCGGTATTTACCCTGGGCACTGAAACGTATTCATTACTGTGTGTACCGTTTCTCCTCGGTTTTCAGCAGCTGGTGAAAAGCACGCTGCCTGAAGCCGCAATCAAGCATACGGGATCCCGTGTGTTCTGGCTTGGTGCATTTGTATTGACCTTGGCTGTAACAGGATTCTGGGCACCGCTGTTTTCGATTGGTGCAGCAGGGGTGGCCATCCTTGGCCGGGTCTGGATTGCTTATCGTCACCGGAGTGCGGATGATTCGAAGCCTTATTTCTTCAAACGGCAGCCAAATGGCGTCATGATTCTCGGGATCCTGCCAGGTTCACCTGCCAGGAAGCTGACACTCCAAGTGGGGGAAATCGTCCTGAAGGTGAACGGAGTCGAAGTGAATACGGAACGGGCATTTTATGAAGCGCTACAAAAGAACGGAGCCTATTGTAAGCTGGAGGTTCTGGGGACGAATGGTGAAAATCGTTTTACCCAGGGAGCCCTGTATGAAGGTGATCATCATGAACTGGGGATCATTTTTGCCGATGAAGCTTCAGGTTGGGAGCATCATCAGGTTTCGTAA
- a CDS encoding dicarboxylate/amino acid:cation symporter, with the protein MKSLWRGYLNTSLIMKITVALVLGIAVGVILGKDASALSPLGDILIRLLKFLIIPLILFTLMVGVNQTSVNKLGRMGGKTFLYYLFSSALAIIVGIAVASIFNPGTGMTLDTTEKFKVPENPGVTSVLLNIIPDNIVTAFTDMNLLGIIFTAIVFGIAISYLRSSAEYHELGEHVYKVVNGLNEATLSIMKVVLQYVPIGIFAIMANTIGNQGLDTLVSLGNMILVLYIALLVQLVIYMIALVGFKINPGRFFAQARTPMLTAFVTQSSSGTLPLTLNAAKNLGLPKSLYGFSLPLGATINMDGAAIRIAVSAVFAANVVGDPLSLTDMMVVVLVGTLASIGTAGVPGAGIIMIATVFAQLGLPMETVALLTAIDALVGMGCTALNVTGDLVGTSIIDKTEKDDREAPSLS; encoded by the coding sequence ATGAAATCTCTTTGGAGAGGTTATCTCAATACATCTCTTATCATGAAAATAACCGTGGCTCTCGTCCTTGGAATTGCCGTCGGTGTGATATTGGGTAAGGATGCATCTGCCCTTTCACCCCTTGGTGATATTTTGATTCGCTTGCTTAAGTTCCTGATCATCCCCCTTATTCTTTTCACCTTGATGGTCGGTGTGAACCAGACCAGTGTAAACAAACTTGGAAGAATGGGAGGAAAAACGTTTTTATACTACTTATTCTCATCGGCTTTAGCCATTATCGTCGGAATTGCCGTTGCCAGTATCTTTAATCCCGGCACAGGAATGACCCTTGATACGACGGAAAAATTCAAGGTACCGGAAAATCCGGGAGTCACCAGTGTCCTTCTGAATATCATCCCTGATAATATCGTCACGGCATTCACAGATATGAACCTGCTCGGAATCATCTTTACAGCGATCGTATTTGGTATTGCGATTTCATATTTACGGTCTTCAGCGGAATACCACGAACTCGGTGAACATGTATACAAAGTCGTGAATGGCTTGAACGAAGCCACCCTGTCGATTATGAAGGTGGTCCTTCAATACGTCCCCATCGGCATCTTTGCCATCATGGCAAATACGATCGGGAATCAGGGCCTCGACACATTAGTATCCTTAGGGAATATGATTCTCGTTCTTTATATTGCTTTGTTAGTCCAATTGGTTATCTATATGATTGCTCTGGTTGGATTCAAAATCAATCCGGGCAGGTTCTTTGCTCAAGCACGTACACCAATGCTTACAGCTTTTGTAACCCAAAGCAGCTCCGGCACCCTGCCATTAACTTTGAATGCAGCAAAAAATCTCGGTTTGCCAAAAAGTTTATACGGCTTCAGCCTGCCACTCGGCGCCACCATCAATATGGATGGAGCTGCGATCCGGATTGCAGTATCTGCAGTGTTTGCCGCCAATGTCGTCGGTGATCCATTGAGTCTCACCGATATGATGGTCGTGGTCCTCGTAGGAACATTGGCTTCCATCGGAACAGCAGGCGTCCCTGGAGCAGGAATCATCATGATCGCCACCGTTTTCGCTCAGCTTGGCCTGCCGATGGAAACCGTTGCCCTCCTGACAGCCATTGATGCATTAGTAGGTATGGGATGTACCGCCCTGAATGTAACAGGGGATCTGGTTGGTACGTCGATTATTGATAAAACGGAGAAGGATGACAGAGAAGCTCCTTCCCTTTCATAA
- a CDS encoding DUF1206 domain-containing protein has protein sequence MAGISSITTSTESNESSSVSSNDIKPWIKGFARIGYISRGIVYMLIGALSVMAALGIGGSTSDSSGAFTAVASKPFGEVLLWILGVGLIGIVLWRLIQVIKDPEHVKNGGKSMFRRLANLISGIAYGSLTYNAIAIAMHAKSSGSGSGSKQTLSAKLLAQPFGQWIVGIVGLIIIGFALYEIHKAYTEKYTDKFKRHEMSEKEWELGRKTGKLGLYSRGIVFLLIGYFFIQTAITADPDKTKGLDGALSELAQKPFGQWLLGIVAVGLFLYGVFQILKGKNRHMTIY, from the coding sequence ATGGCAGGAATTTCATCCATTACTACTTCAACGGAAAGCAATGAAAGTTCATCCGTTTCATCTAATGATATAAAGCCCTGGATCAAGGGCTTTGCACGAATCGGTTATATCTCAAGAGGAATTGTCTATATGCTCATCGGGGCATTATCCGTAATGGCGGCACTCGGGATAGGGGGAAGCACCTCGGACTCGAGCGGTGCCTTTACGGCTGTTGCCAGCAAGCCTTTCGGGGAAGTCCTTCTCTGGATACTTGGAGTGGGCTTGATCGGAATCGTCCTTTGGCGCCTCATTCAAGTGATCAAAGATCCCGAGCATGTAAAAAACGGCGGTAAGTCCATGTTCAGAAGGCTGGCTAATCTAATCAGCGGCATCGCCTATGGTTCCTTAACCTATAACGCCATCGCCATCGCCATGCACGCCAAAAGTTCGGGGTCCGGTTCAGGTTCCAAACAGACCCTGTCTGCCAAATTATTGGCACAGCCTTTCGGTCAATGGATCGTCGGGATTGTCGGACTCATCATCATTGGATTCGCACTCTATGAAATTCATAAAGCTTATACCGAAAAATACACCGACAAATTCAAACGCCATGAAATGTCGGAAAAAGAATGGGAACTTGGAAGAAAAACCGGAAAACTGGGACTGTACTCACGCGGAATCGTCTTCCTGCTGATCGGTTACTTCTTTATCCAGACCGCGATCACGGCAGACCCCGATAAGACGAAAGGCCTTGACGGGGCACTATCCGAACTCGCTCAGAAACCTTTTGGACAATGGCTGCTCGGAATTGTTGCAGTTGGATTGTTTTTATATGGTGTCTTCCAGATTTTAAAAGGAAAGAACCGTCATATGACGATTTATTAA
- a CDS encoding TrkA family potassium uptake protein: MKKQFAVIGLGRFGGSLVQELAELDVEVLAIDIHHDVVQQYIDIATHAVQANAMDESVLKSLGLRNFDHVIVSFGDNIEASILTTLLLKELGVKEVWVKASNSYHQKVLDRIGADKVIHPERDMARRIAHHITSEKIIDYIELSKEHSIVEVYASKKVANKTLNDLDVRAKFGCNIIAIHRGEEVIVSPSADEVVEIEDLLIVIGHNRDINRFEKEGV, from the coding sequence ATGAAAAAGCAGTTTGCCGTTATTGGATTAGGGAGATTTGGAGGGAGTCTGGTTCAGGAGCTGGCTGAACTGGATGTGGAAGTGTTGGCCATCGATATTCATCATGATGTGGTACAGCAATACATCGACATCGCCACACATGCAGTGCAGGCCAATGCCATGGATGAGTCGGTTTTGAAATCACTGGGTTTAAGGAACTTTGATCACGTGATCGTATCCTTCGGCGATAATATTGAAGCAAGTATCCTCACCACGCTCCTTCTCAAGGAATTAGGGGTCAAGGAAGTATGGGTGAAGGCATCGAATTCCTACCACCAGAAGGTGCTCGACCGGATCGGTGCCGATAAGGTCATTCATCCGGAGCGGGACATGGCAAGAAGGATCGCCCATCATATCACGTCTGAAAAAATCATCGATTATATCGAGCTGTCAAAAGAACACAGCATTGTAGAGGTATATGCTTCAAAGAAGGTCGCCAATAAAACGTTGAATGATCTCGACGTCCGGGCCAAGTTCGGCTGTAATATCATTGCTATCCATCGGGGGGAAGAAGTCATTGTTTCTCCTTCTGCCGATGAGGTGGTTGAAATAGAAGATCTGCTGATCGTCATAGGACACAACCGGGATATAAATCGATTTGAAAAAGAAGGTGTATAA
- a CDS encoding TrkH family potassium uptake protein: MKQKVIRLSPPQLLVVTFLFFIILGMGLLKLPFATTEQISWLDALFTTTSAMTVTGLAVVDTGGAFTLFGEVVVMSLIQIGGLGIMSFAVLIFMMLGKKIGFKERLLLQQALNQTSVGGVIKLVKYLFIFSFIVEGFAVLLLATEWVPEFGWKRGLYVSIFHSISAFNNAGFSLFSDSLMGYVGSPIINLTISFLFILGGIGFTVLVDLWRSKTIRQLSLHTKIMVIGTFLINVIAFMMIFVLEFNNPNTLAQLPLSDKIFASYFQAVTPRTAGFNSLDYGSMERSTLLFTILLMFIGAGSASTGGGIKLTTFVVISLSMIAFLKEKKDIRIFRRTIDQAHIFKALALSMISVLLVFTALFFLEMTEHDVSFLSIVFEVVSAFGTVGLSMGITGSLSIAGKWIIIIVMFAGKLGPLTLAFSLSRPDKEKIRYPKEDILTG, encoded by the coding sequence ATGAAGCAAAAGGTCATCCGGTTAAGTCCGCCGCAACTTCTTGTTGTGACCTTTCTATTTTTCATCATACTGGGAATGGGATTACTGAAGCTTCCGTTTGCCACCACTGAACAGATCTCATGGCTTGACGCACTGTTTACGACGACATCAGCCATGACGGTTACGGGTCTTGCCGTGGTGGATACGGGAGGGGCCTTCACTCTGTTCGGGGAAGTGGTCGTCATGAGCCTGATCCAGATCGGCGGACTCGGCATCATGTCCTTCGCGGTTTTGATCTTCATGATGCTCGGTAAGAAGATCGGATTCAAAGAACGGTTGCTCCTGCAACAGGCACTGAATCAGACTTCCGTAGGCGGAGTCATCAAGCTTGTGAAATATTTATTTATCTTCTCTTTTATCGTAGAAGGTTTTGCCGTGCTGTTATTAGCGACGGAATGGGTACCGGAGTTTGGATGGAAACGGGGCTTGTATGTCAGTATCTTTCATTCGATATCCGCGTTTAACAATGCCGGTTTTTCCCTGTTTTCAGACAGTCTGATGGGATATGTAGGAAGTCCGATCATCAACCTGACCATTTCATTCCTATTTATACTGGGAGGGATCGGGTTCACGGTGCTGGTGGATTTGTGGAGATCAAAGACGATCCGTCAATTATCCCTGCATACCAAAATCATGGTAATTGGAACCTTCTTGATCAATGTCATCGCCTTCATGATGATATTCGTGCTGGAATTCAATAACCCGAACACCCTGGCTCAGCTGCCGCTTTCCGATAAGATATTCGCTTCCTACTTTCAAGCGGTCACCCCCCGTACAGCGGGATTCAACTCCCTTGATTACGGAAGCATGGAGCGCTCAACGCTGCTATTCACTATCCTGCTGATGTTCATCGGGGCGGGTAGTGCTTCCACAGGCGGAGGAATCAAGCTGACCACTTTTGTTGTCATCTCATTGAGTATGATCGCCTTTTTAAAAGAGAAAAAAGATATCCGTATTTTCAGGCGCACGATTGATCAAGCGCATATTTTCAAAGCTCTGGCTCTGTCGATGATCAGTGTGCTACTCGTGTTCACTGCGCTTTTTTTCCTGGAAATGACGGAGCATGATGTGTCATTCCTATCCATTGTGTTTGAAGTGGTGTCTGCCTTCGGTACGGTGGGATTGTCCATGGGTATAACGGGATCTCTTTCCATAGCAGGGAAGTGGATCATCATCATTGTGATGTTCGCCGGGAAACTCGGCCCCTTAACCCTTGCGTTCTCCCTTTCCCGTCCGGATAAAGAGAAGATCCGCTATCCGAAAGAAGATATCCTGACAGGCTGA
- the serC gene encoding 3-phosphoserine/phosphohydroxythreonine transaminase, which produces MKRVFNFSAGPAVLPEPVLKKVQDELLNYRDSGMSVMELSHRSAPFQNIIEEAQSLLRELLSIPEDYRVVFLQGGASLQFSMIPFNLLGEGEEADYILTGSWSKKAVKEAEKAGKVRTLSPHGKFEIPAYRPEDFSPDSSYVHITSNNTIEGTRFHEYPDTGGIPLVADMSSHILSEKIDVSSFGLIYAGAQKNLGPSGVTVAIIHDSLIGKAPDTCPTMLNYETYVKHDSLFNTPPTFSIYVLKLVLEWVKDHGGVEGMQERNERKAALLYDCIDESSLFHNPVPEKNRSLMNIPFSTGNDDLDADFLKGAKAEGFEFLKGHRSVGGMRASLYNAMPLEGVESLVDFMRKFESDRGGC; this is translated from the coding sequence TTGAAGCGTGTGTTTAACTTTTCTGCTGGTCCTGCTGTGTTGCCTGAGCCTGTGTTGAAGAAGGTGCAAGACGAGTTATTGAATTATCGGGATTCGGGTATGTCCGTGATGGAATTGAGTCATCGGTCTGCCCCTTTCCAAAATATAATAGAAGAAGCACAAAGCTTACTCCGTGAATTGCTTTCGATTCCCGAGGATTATAGAGTGGTCTTCCTGCAGGGGGGAGCTTCCCTTCAATTCTCCATGATTCCCTTTAACCTCCTGGGTGAGGGGGAGGAGGCAGACTATATTCTGACGGGCAGCTGGTCCAAAAAAGCGGTCAAAGAAGCGGAGAAGGCCGGGAAGGTCCGTACATTGTCACCTCATGGGAAGTTTGAGATCCCTGCGTATAGACCAGAAGATTTTTCGCCGGATTCAAGCTATGTACATATCACATCCAATAATACGATCGAGGGGACCCGGTTCCATGAGTATCCAGATACGGGGGGCATCCCCCTCGTGGCCGACATGTCATCTCACATCCTTTCGGAGAAAATAGATGTTTCCTCTTTCGGGCTCATTTATGCCGGCGCCCAGAAGAACCTTGGCCCATCCGGGGTGACTGTTGCCATTATTCACGACAGCCTGATCGGGAAGGCACCCGATACTTGTCCGACCATGCTGAATTACGAAACGTATGTGAAGCATGATTCCCTCTTTAATACGCCACCAACCTTTTCTATCTATGTTCTGAAACTTGTATTGGAATGGGTGAAGGACCACGGCGGGGTGGAAGGAATGCAGGAGCGTAATGAGAGGAAAGCCGCTCTTCTTTACGACTGTATTGATGAATCATCGTTATTTCACAACCCTGTTCCGGAGAAAAATCGTTCCTTGATGAACATTCCTTTTTCCACGGGCAATGACGACCTGGACGCGGATTTTTTAAAGGGAGCCAAAGCGGAAGGGTTCGAGTTTTTAAAAGGTCACCGTTCCGTCGGAGGAATGAGGGCGAGTCTATACAATGCCATGCCACTTGAAGGAGTGGAATCGCTGGTCGATTTCATGAGAAAATTTGAATCTGATCGAGGAGGATGTTGA
- a CDS encoding phosphoglycerate dehydrogenase — protein sequence MISINTYNAISQSGLSLIEDDLNYHLNGNGDPDGILVRSKNLHDYDFPASVKAIARAGAGVNNIPIDFCTEKGIVVFNTPGANANAVKELVLANLIASSRNLYSAVGWTNSLRESEEDVPGVVEAKKKEFVGSEIKGKKLGVVGLGAIGVLVANDALALGMDVVAYDPFISVDAAWRLSQDVKRAHHIEEVWAECDFVTLHIPLTDKTASFVSEEAFRKMKKGMTILNFSRGELVEEDAMALALESGVVRKYVTDFPNQKVLAMKNVVPVPHLGASTVESEENCAIMATKQLKTYLETGNIKHAVNLPDVELPYSGKMRVTVMHENIPNMVGQIATVLSGYAVNIADMINRSKNTWAYTMIDLDQKLAENEHAEVKQKMKNITGVVSVRLI from the coding sequence ATGATTTCAATCAATACGTACAACGCCATCAGTCAAAGCGGATTATCACTGATCGAGGACGACCTGAACTATCATCTGAATGGAAACGGGGATCCGGATGGAATCCTCGTCAGATCGAAAAACCTTCATGATTACGATTTCCCCGCATCCGTCAAGGCCATCGCCCGTGCAGGAGCGGGAGTCAATAATATCCCCATCGATTTCTGTACTGAAAAGGGGATTGTGGTCTTTAATACACCCGGTGCCAATGCTAATGCAGTGAAGGAGCTGGTCCTCGCCAATTTGATTGCTTCCTCCCGTAACCTGTATTCTGCCGTCGGCTGGACAAACTCGTTAAGGGAGTCAGAAGAAGATGTCCCGGGTGTCGTGGAAGCGAAGAAAAAGGAATTCGTGGGAAGTGAAATCAAAGGGAAGAAGCTAGGGGTTGTAGGCTTGGGGGCGATCGGTGTCCTCGTCGCAAACGATGCCCTTGCCCTCGGGATGGATGTAGTCGCGTATGATCCGTTTATCTCCGTCGACGCTGCCTGGCGGTTATCCCAGGACGTGAAGCGAGCCCATCATATTGAAGAAGTATGGGCAGAGTGTGATTTTGTCACCTTGCACATCCCTCTCACAGACAAAACGGCAAGCTTTGTAAGCGAAGAGGCCTTCCGGAAAATGAAAAAAGGAATGACGATCCTGAACTTTTCAAGGGGAGAGCTGGTGGAAGAGGATGCCATGGCCCTTGCACTGGAATCAGGAGTCGTCCGGAAATACGTGACCGACTTTCCGAATCAAAAGGTCCTTGCCATGAAAAATGTCGTACCTGTTCCGCATCTCGGTGCTTCTACCGTCGAATCCGAAGAAAACTGTGCCATCATGGCCACCAAGCAGCTGAAAACCTATCTTGAAACAGGGAATATCAAGCATGCCGTCAACCTCCCCGACGTCGAGCTTCCATACAGCGGGAAGATGAGAGTGACGGTCATGCATGAGAACATCCCGAACATGGTGGGACAAATCGCCACGGTCCTCTCAGGTTACGCCGTCAACATCGCTGATATGATCAATCGCAGTAAGAACACCTGGGCATACACGATGATCGACCTTGACCAGAAATTAGCGGAAAATGAACACGCCGAAGTGAAACAAAAAATGAAAAACATCACCGGCGTCGTTTCCGTGCGCCTCATATAA